Below is a window of Desmonostoc muscorum LEGE 12446 DNA.
CTTTCCGCCGCGAAAACGAATTACCTGAGGATCACACGCCGCGTACTCAGCTGCAATTAGCTGAATATATGGCGTTTACAGAACAGTACGCCAAACGTCGCATCAATTTACCTGGCGGTGCAAATCAGCAATTAATTATCTTGCGGGCGCAAGGTTTTGCTCGTCGTCAGCCCCAAGAAACTACTGTGGATATTGAAATGGCGGTGGAATCTGCTAAGGGTGAAGAAGCAGAATCTTACCAGCGCAATTCCGCGGTGCAACAACTGCGATCGCAAATGATCGCCAAAGCCAGTTTCGATCCATCAGAAGAATCAGAACGCGATCGCGTCATCGCTGAATTGATGAAATACTTAGAGTCTCAAGGTCAATCTGACTGCATGGACTACTTAAGCCTGAAACTGCAAGACCTCTCAGCACCAGAAATTGACCAAATTCTCGGTTTAACCAGCCGTCAGCGCGATTATCTGCAACAACGCTTTAAATACCATGTAGAAAAGTTTGCCAAGCAACACCATTGGCAATTGGTACATCAATGGTTAGGTGCGGGTTTAGAGCAAAAATTGGGTTTATCTTCCCAACAGTGGGAAATCTTTATCGGTCAACTCACAGAACAACAACAGCAAATTTTACAGCTCAAAACTGCACGAGAAAACGATCAAGCGATCGCCAAAGTCATCAAATGCACCCCCAAACAAGTGCAAAAGCGCTGGACTCAACTTTTAGAGATAGCATGGGCTATCCGCAACGGTAATACTGAAGCACAGACAGGTTGAAGTCCAAAGGAAAATTATTACTTCAATTAATAACTCATTTTTTATCCAAACTATTAATACATTTGTATTTATTTAGTACATAAATACCAAATTTATGTACTTTAAACAAAAATTCATATTAAGCAACTGACCATTTATTACTGCTTCTATGGAATCCTAGAATAAGCGGTACTTTTGGCAGAGGAATTTAGGATGGCTCTGACTCAAGGTGGGCGGGCAAATAAGGCAGGGAAAATTCTAGAAATTAATGTAGAAGCAATCTTGAATGGACATAATTATTTTCAAGTAGGAAATTATGTCTCAAAAGAATTTGTATTAAATGCGGCTTTATTGCCAAAACGCTATGGGAAAGAGGTTTATATTGGCACTGGAATTTATCATACCGATTTAAAGGTTGATTTTTACGTTGTTGGCTCACCTGCAATGCCATCTGGTTTAATTATTGAGTGCAAATGGCAAGAAAGCCCTGGTTCGGTTGATGAAAAATTTCCTTATTTAAATATGAACATTCAGCATTATTACCCTGCACCGACTATCGTCATACTAGGTGGTGAAGGTATGCGAGAAGGTGCAAGTAAATGGCTGAAAGCAAGAGTTAATGATAATCATAATTTATTAGCAGTTTATAGCTTAGACAGATTTATTGCTTGGGCAAATAAAAATCTTTGAAGAAGGAGTCAGAATTCAGAATTCAGAATGTAATGGTTAGATATATTGGGATACATCACTTTTTTATAGTGGTTTCCGTATCGGTGAGGTACAGAAAAAAATAGATATTCATAGGGGCGCACAGATGTGCGCCCCTACCCATGTACCTCATTCAAATGAGAATCGCTATATGGCTACTAAATCTTTAATTTAATAACGTAATTAAACCCATTTATTCACTACCAAGGCATACAGTATTCATGCTGAATTCTGAATTCTGACTCCTGAATTCTTTATTATCAAAAGATGTAATTAATAATTCGTTAATCATGCCTCGATTTTTTATGTTCGAGTTAATCGATCGCGCTGCTTTGATTGTGTGTGTTTCAAAATTGATATCTGTATAAATTTTTTTAATAAATTCACTATCAGAATTACATACCATAACTTTGACACCCCGACTTGACAACTCTGCACAAGTGTCTCTCAAAACTTCCTGGTCTTTTCTAGTAAAAGAATTTGAACTATAGGCAGTGAAATAGCTAGTGTCACTGATAGGGTGGTAAGGGGGATCAAAAAATACAAAGTCATCACTGCTAGTGGCATAGTTAAGCACTTGCGTAAAATCTGCTTGTTGAATTGTTGCGTGAGAAAGTGCTGTGGAGGCTAGTTGCAATAAATTTTCAGGACAAATGTTGGGATTGTCATATCTGCCTAAGGGCACATTGAATTTGCCCTGTGAATTCACTCGATAAAGACCATTGAAACAGGTTTTATTCAGATATATTAAACGAGCAGCTTTTTCTAAATCAGTACCAGCAAAGTTGTTTCTTACGCTATAGTAATAATCTCTAGTATGTCTTTTCTTATGTTCTTTCAGGAGCAATATTAATTCATCAACGTTATCTCTAACGCAGCAATAAGTATTAATTAATTCGGCGTTAATATCAGTTAAAATTGCTTTGGTTGGTTGGAGATAGAAAAAGACAGCACCGCCTCCTAAAAATGGTTCATAGTAATTTTTATAATTATTGGGAAAATAAGGAATATATTGCTGAATCAACCTACTTTTACCCCCTGCCCACTTCAAAAATGGACGCGGGCTAGTTTCTTTGGGGATTTGAATAACCATTTACCTAAAATTTTACAGAAATAATGGCGACCAAATATAGTTAATATAACTGACGAGCCGTATTTTATATTAACTGGTTAATTTTCCAGCCGCATAGATTACAATTGAGTAGATAAAGCATATCAAAACAAACGTAAGTTTATAACAAGGCAGTTTACATTCAAATGTTTGACGGATTTTGGGATAACGTCTTTCGCTACCCCCGCTACTTCATTACTGTCCTCTTAGGGGTATTTATCAACACCTTTGCGCCATTAGTGCCACTGTTCAAACGCCCAATCACCCTAATCGCCCTTTTGGGTTTGCTTGTTAGCAGTCTGGTGTTCGTAACTTTCACCTTACGTGCAATGCTGGGCTTGAGTACAATCTAGGCTAGGGCGATGCTGTGGCTTGCGCCCTAGAGACAGTTATTTTTGGCGTTGCTTGCTATACGCCAAATACTATCTACCCAACTTGCATTTATATTATGTCGTACAACCTCTGTGAGGAGGCTAAACTTTTATGGCTACAAATCGCCGCGTCTCCCGCGTTGCTGAACTGATCAAACGGGAAGTTAGCCAAATGCTGCTCAACGGCATTAAGGATGACCGTGTGGGTACAGGAATGGTAAGTGTTACTGATGTTGATGTTTCTGGCGACCTCCAACACGCCAAAATCTACGTCAGTATCTATGGTACAGATGAAGCTAAGGCTGAAACAATGGCGGGCTTAAAGTCAGCCACAGGTTTTGTCCGCAGCGAACTTGGTGCTAGGGTACGGCTACGTCGTACACCAGAGGTGATCTTTGTGGAAGATCGCTCCATAGAACGTGGTAATAAAGTACTGGCACTATTAAACCAGCTGAACAATCAGCGATCGCCAGAAGATCCCACAGCAGTAGAAGACACCACAGATCCCGATGATGACAAATTCTCAGAATCAGTAACTTAAAGAACAATGTAACTTCAGAACAAATTGATCTCAGCAAATCCGCCAAACACTTTACAGACGTGACTAGATCACGTCTGTTTTAATGTGACCATAAGCTAATTCAGTCATTTGTCATTAGTCATTTATCATCTGTCATCCTCCTTCTCTCTTCATCCCCACGTCAGAGCGTTTCCCCCTTCCCCATAGATAAATAGCATTACTCCCCCCTTCTACAGATGTTTATCTAAAAAAAACCATGTAACATCAGCGCTGAAATTAACCAAGTAATTGCGGATTTGTTTAAGAAATTGTTAACAGTTGCTAGCCTAAAAGCCTTCATAGTGTAATTTAGCCGTTAGCTTTGCCATAGTTTATACCCTAGTTGCTGCCAAATATCCTTATCTTGTTTACCTTGAGATAGATACCAACACTTCTAGATACAGCTTTCAGGTGATTATTTGATCTGTGAGCGATCGCTATATGGACTCTTCTCACCAGCAAAATAATGCCTCAAGGCACTAATGGCATAGCTTTGGAACCCGTTGAATAAAACTCACACAACTAGTACAGCAGGTTTCGTTAACTACTTTGACATTGTTTTGTGAAGCTTATTTTTCGGAAATGTCAGCTTTTGTTGACTTTCTTAACATTTCTTGAGATAATTTCAGGATGTGTAGCGTCAAAATGAAATTAGTTCCGTATAGCAAACTACAAAAGCATAGCCACAAGTCAAATCTCTGTCATGTTTGTTCCTTATAGCTAAACGGGAACACTATCTAAGTGTTAATTTGTGAGTAAAAACCATGAGTGTGAATACGGTGCCTTCTATTAATTACTACTCTCTGGATGTCATCCAAGACGAAGCACGCCGACTGGTGCAAAAGGGAATGGTCAGCCGACAACAGCCAATATATACACTCTGCCAATACATCCCAGCGAGAGAGTGGGTTTGCGTTGAATGTGAGTTAGAAAAATGTGACTTTTTGTTACGCGATCGCATTGGTGACTTGATTGGTCGTGAACAATGGGACAACGACTAATCAATGTTAAATTTCGGATTTGAGATTGGGGTTTATTTTTGATGTGTGGATTTCACAATCAACGATTCTACGCCCAATATGGGGGATAATCTCTGGCTTTTGGTAAGCATTGCCCAATCTAGGATCTTGCGTTTTTCATTAATACGGAAACATTAGAGTCTCAATTTATACAAGTTTTCAGGTGAATTTAGGCATCAGAACCAAGAGTGCTGATGCCGCAACTTGAGTCTGGAATGTGGATTCTGTTACCGGGGCGGTTCCTGATGTTGGACTGCTCCGGTAATTTTTCTAGAAATGCAGGGGATGGGGCATGGGGCATTGGGCATTAGTTATTTCTCCCCCTGCCTCCCCTGCCTCCCCTGCCTCCCCTAGCTCCCCACTCCCCACTCCCCACTCCCCCTCATCCCACTTGGTCTAAATATTGATTAATATCATCAATGATGCGAGTCAATTCGGCTTCTGTAGTTACGCGGATGTTAATGTTGCGAACAGTCAGCAGGACTTTGGCTGCGAAGGGAGTCGGCCAAATATTAGGATTGCAGAAAACTTCTAAAAAGACTTCGCCAGTGTAACGATATTCCAAGGGAGGCTGGGGAGTGGCTTTACCGCCGCCAGGAATGGGTTTAGCAGCCACAGCTTTGAGGCGTTCCATTAACTGGTCTATTGCTACCTTTAATTCTCGTGCTGCTTGGGGTGAAAAACTGAAGGACACAGAACCTTCAACTAAGTTGAGTGTTAGAGGAGTTGAAGACATTAGCTTTGTATTAAAACTTCTTGGTAATTACTAATGTTACCCCAATCAGTGGTTCACTTTAGAACTTGGTCAATTATCGAATAATCGATTGGATAGTGGCAGATAATTAACTATTTTTCCGGAAAAACCTTAGGGATTACATGTATGAATTACACAACTATAGCAATCCGATTTTATTTGGAGAATCACTCGTAGAGGTAAGGGACTGGGGACTGGGGACTGGGGACTGGGGACTGGGAAGAAGGAATAAAGGTGTACTTAGCTTCCCAAAAATCAAATATGAGTCCTATAGAAAATTTACTGGCAAATAAATTTAATTAAAATATTTCTCCTATTAATGCTAAAAATCTGCTGCGATCGCCAAAAGCATTCTCTACATCTGTCCGCTTTCTAGCTAATTTTAATTATAAATATTGTCAATAATTAGCATAAAAATTGTCAGTTAAAGAGAGAGTTAATTCTTACTGTGTAAGACTTTGATACATTTTATTTGTATTTATTTGTGTTTTGAGTTTTACATTAGAAGTCATAGAACTTGATGTAATAAATAATCTATGATTTCCGATAACCGCGCTGAAGTGCAAAAAGTTTTAATTATCACCCTAGTACTCAACCTATTTGTAATGGGATTGAAAGCACTTGTGGGGTACTGGACGGGTTCTTTGAGTTTACTAGCTGATGCTTTGCATAGTGTGACCGATAGTGCTAACAACGTTTTAGGATTAATTGCGAGTAAATTTTCTTCTCCACAACCCGATCGCGAGCATCCTTATGGACACAGCAAGTTTGAAGCGGTGGGAGCATTAGGAATCGCGGCCTTTTTGGGAATAGCCTGTTTTGAAATTCTCCAAGGAGCAATTGAGCGAATTCTCAAAGGCGGTGGTGAACCTGTGAAAATATCGCCCCCTGAGTTGTGGTTATTACTAATTGTGTTGGGTGTAAATATTTTCGTAGCGTTTTACGAACGTGGTGTAGGTAGGCGGGTAGCTAGCCCGATTCTCATTGCTGATGCTACACACACCATGAGCGATATTTGGGTGACAATTTCTGTAATTGGCGGCTTGATCGGAGTTTGGCTGGGTTATCAATGGATGGATATCGTGTTAGCTTTTCCTGTGGCTTTGTTGGTATTTTGGAGTGGCTGGTCAGTTTTAAAAGAGAATTTACCTTGGCTGGTAGATCAAATGGCGATCGCACCAGAAGCAATCCATGCCATCGCTACTTCTGTCCCTGGTGTGATTAACTGTCATGCGATCGCTTCTCGCGGTGTTCTTGGTCGTCAAGTGTTCATTGAAATGCATTTAATTGTAGACGCACCAGATGTAGAAACTGCCCACCAGATCACCGAAGAAGTCGAAAGCCGATTAGAAGAACGGTTTCGTCCTGTGAGGATTTTAATTCACGTCGAGCCACCGGGATATAAGTCTGAGCAAATTAGTTTTGAGGCGAAGGGATGAGGGGGAGTGGGAAGCAGGGGAGGCAGGGGAGGCAGGGGAGGCAGGGAGAGAAATAACCAATGCCCAATGACAACATTTTCGTATTAATTATTACAATTGTTAACTAAATTGGCGACGATCGCAACTAGTTCGCTTGGATCGACTGGTTTAGGTACATGAATCTGAAAGCCTGCTTCTAGGGCGGTATTACGATATTCGCGATCGCCATAGGCGGTTAAGGCAATGGCGGGGAGTTTTCCGTAAATGTCCGGTTTGAGCGACCGGATTTTGCGGATGAGGGTGTAGCCGTCTTCACTAGGCATAGCAATATCACATATCAAGATATCAGGCTGCAATTGGGGTAATACTTTCAATGCGGCGGCTGCGGATGCAACTGCTGTGACAGATGCTCCATCTGCTTCTAGTACAGTTGTGACATAAAAGCGACTATCATCATCATCATCAACTACGAGGATGTTTAAGCCAACAAGAGGGAGAGGAGGTTCCATAACATCTCCATATAACGTTGATAAGATAAAAATTATTGCTAATGACCTGCTTGTTTTATTTTCTCACTGGCCACATCATTGGTAATTTTACTGCGATCGCGCCTTTTTTTCTAGAAAATAACTCAACTCCTTGACTACTATTCAATTTACAGCTAATTTTTCGCTAGCATTTATATTCTTGCTACCTAGATAAAATTCCCTTGAACTCTATATTTATTTACATAAAGAAAATTATCTTGGATAAATAGTATTTTAATCATAAAATCTGATCGTAAAGCTTTTATAATAAATTTTGGTCGGATTTATTTAGATAGATTAAACCAAAAAATTGACAACTAAATTAGAGACTCTGTTAGAGGATGTTTGTCTGTCAGGTTATATGAATATCTCCCATAACCTTCCTTAGAGGATGTTTGAAAAGTGGTATGTAGTGATTTGAATCGAATTATTACCCCCCTTAATCCCACGCCACTTGCTACAACGGAGGGAACCTCCGCAACGCAGTGGCTCCCCGATATATTGGGGGGAAACAAGAAAATCCGGTTCCCTCCCCAATACATACGGGGAGGGTTAGGGTGGGGTAAAAAATATTTGAGACATCAATTATGACTTTTCAAACATCCTCTTACCAACCCGCTGTCAGATATTTATCAAATTAGTGAATAACGGTTTGAAAGTCCTCATTTTTAGGAGATTTTAGGAGGTTATAAAGTGTTTAATAGACCACCAAAGACTTTTAAAAAATCCTCTGAGATTGAGGTACATTGCTCAGGCATACTAGTCATCATTGGTATTAAAGCGTGAACACTAACGATATTACCGTTCCCTTTGAAGTTGATCTCACCAACTGCGATCGAGAGCCAATTCATATTCCTGGCTCTATTCAACCTCATGGAGTCCTTTTGGCATTAAAAGAACCAGAGCTAATTATCCTTCAATGTAGCAATAATACTTACTCTTTATTTGGCATTAGTCCGGAACAATTACTAAATCAACCTTTAAGTAACTTCTTAGAATCTGAACAAATTAATTTTTTGCAAGATTGTTTATCTCAACAGGATTTGCAAATTGTCAATCCTCTGGAATTTACAATCAAATCTGGTGATGAAAATTTACATTATGATGTGATTATTCATCGTTCATCTCAAATTTTGGTTCTGGAATTAGAACCGACATTCTTAGAAAAAAGTAACGCCTTTTTTAAATTTTATCATTTACTTAAACAAGCTATATCTAAATTACAGGTGGCATCGAGTGTCATAGAACTAAGTCAAATTCTTGCCCAAGAAGTAAAAAAGATCACTGGTTTTGAACGGGTGATGGTCTATCGCTTCGATGAGGATTGGAACGGCATAGTTATTGCTGAACAAAAGCCAGAATATCTGACATCTTATTTAGGCTTACACTATCCAGCTTCGGATATTCCCGTACAAGCTAGGGAACTCTACAGCCAAAATTGGTTGAGGCTAATACCGAATGCTGACTATCAACCAGCAGCAATTTTACCTGCAAATAATCCCTTGACTGGGCAGCCTTTAGATTTAAGTAAGTCGGTGTTGCGGAGTGTTTCGCCTTTACATATTGAGTATATGCATAATATGGGCGTAACGGCATCAATGTCAATTTCCATTATGAAAAATCAAAAATTATGGGGACTAATTGCTTGTCATCATCAATCGCCGAAATATGTTCCCTATGAAATTCGTCATGCTTGTGAATTTTTGGGACAAATTACATCTGTAGAACTGAGTGGAAAAGAGGATAGTGAAGATACTGAATCCAAAATTAATTTGAAATCAGTTCATAGCAAATTAGTAGAGTTCATGTCGGCAGAAAATAACTTTCTTGAAGGTTTAATTCAGCATCAACCGAATCTACTTAATCTTGTCAATGCCGACGGAGCAGTGGTATATTTTGAAAAAGACTATTTTTCAGTTGGCAATACTCCCGAAAAGCTAGATATTCAAAATTTAATCGAATGGATTTATCAAAATGTCCAGGAAGAAATTTTTTACACTGATTCGCTATCACAAATTTATCCAGAAGGAGAAAAAATCGGTGACGTGGCTAGTGGCTTGATGGCGCTTTCATTTTCCAAAATTCAGAGAAACTATGTTTTATGGTTTCGCCCAGAGGTAGTGCGGACTGTCAATTGGGGAGGTAACCCGAATAAACCTGTAGAGGTAACGGGAAATGGCAGTTTGCGTTTATCACCCCGGAAATCCTTCGAGTCATGGAAAGAAACGGTGCGGTTAAAATCTCTGAGTTGGAAACCTTATGAAGTGAGTGCGGCACTGGAGTTGAGAAGCGCTATTATTGGTGTGGTGTTGCGAAAAGCAGATGAACTAGCGCAGCTCAATATTGAACTAGAACGTAGAAACAACGAATTAGATGCCTTTGCCTACATTGCTTCTCATGATTTGAAAGAACCACTGCGCGGTATTCATAATTATTCCAATTTCCTCATTGAAGACTACGGCGAAATTCTCGACGAAGAAGGTAGGCACAAGCTAAGAACTCTGATTCGTTTGACTCAGCGTATGGAAGATTTAATTGATTCGCTGCTACATTTTTCCCGCTTAGGAAGGATAGATCTTTCTATGCAGGATACTGATATTAATAGTATTGTTCAGCGAAATTTAGACTTGTTGAGCGCCCGAATTGAGGAGATGGGGGTAGAAATCCGGATTCCTAGACCATTACCAACAGTGTATTGCGATCGCGTCCAAGTAGGCGAAGTCTTTAACAATCTCATTGCCAACGCCATTAAATACAACGACAAACCCGAAAAATGGATTGAAATTGGCTATGTTGAAGCCGCTTCACCTGCACCAGTAACATTTTACGTCCGAGATAACGGCATTGGAATTCGAGAAAAACACTTTGAGGCGATTTTCCGCATCTTCAAACGGCTACACGGGCCAAGCAAATATGGTGGCGGTACAGGGGCGGGATTGACCATCACGAAAAAAATTGTCGAGCGACATGGCGGTAAAATCTGGGTGGAGTCAACCTACGGCGAAGGCAGTACGTTTTATTTCACATTACAAGGAGTAGACTGAACTCATGATTGGCAAAACCGCCCAACCTTTGCTTGTGATTGAAGACAGCGATGAAGACTTTGAAGCGCTATGTCGAGTCATGCGCCGAGAAGCTGTGATTAATCCCGTCTTTCGCTGTACCGATGGTGATGAAGCGTTGGACTTTCTCTACCACACTGGTTCCTACAGCGATTCTCAGAAATTTCCTTGTCCCTCGATTATTTTACTCGACCTGAATTTACCAGGAACCGATGGGCGAGAAGTCTTAGAGCAAATCAAGCAGGATCGAAACCTCAAAAATATTCCTGTGGTTGTATTTACGACTTCTTCTAACCCTAAAGATATTGAAGTATGTTATCGATATTGCATTGCTAGTTATATATTAAAACCAATCGACATCAACAGATTGGTACAAACTATTCAAAGTTTTATCACTTATTGGTTAGATATCGTAGTTCTCCCTGATGCTGTTAGCAAGTAGTCATGGCACAGCCGCTAACCATTTTAATTATCGATGATTCTCCTGAAGACCGACAGGTTTATCGTCGCTATCTCCTGCAAGACCAAGAACACAGGTACACAATTCTCGAAGCAGAATCGGGAGAGGAAGCGTTGGCATTATGTCAAGAGTTGCAGCCTGAGGGAATTTTATTAGACTTTCTTTTACCAGACATGGATGGACTGGAATTTCTGGCAGAATTACGGCAGCAGTTAAAGGGAAATACGCCAGCTCTAATTATGTTAACAGGATATGGCAACGAGTCCGTGGCTGTCCAGGCGATGAAAAGTGGTGTCCAAGATTATTTAATCAAGGGACAGACAACAGCAGAACGTTTGCGTTCTACTGTCTACTCAGCAATCAAAAATACTCAGTTACGTCAGCAACTAC
It encodes the following:
- a CDS encoding HetZ-related protein; this translates as MKANVANLPNSTPIFEDHVSGEELPASSSDTLIELLCQEMQAQVKAAPRCVQALAKRIAKEVERICDKSSRIQTSGQIKSWQMTLARHRMQKCLRYYQLGSKQGRVELHSNLGAMVYRHVTISGSELGFDARYSLIEDFLQAFYIEAIKAFRRENELPEDHTPRTQLQLAEYMAFTEQYAKRRINLPGGANQQLIILRAQGFARRQPQETTVDIEMAVESAKGEEAESYQRNSAVQQLRSQMIAKASFDPSEESERDRVIAELMKYLESQGQSDCMDYLSLKLQDLSAPEIDQILGLTSRQRDYLQQRFKYHVEKFAKQHHWQLVHQWLGAGLEQKLGLSSQQWEIFIGQLTEQQQQILQLKTARENDQAIAKVIKCTPKQVQKRWTQLLEIAWAIRNGNTEAQTG
- a CDS encoding PD-(D/E)XK nuclease superfamily protein, encoding MALTQGGRANKAGKILEINVEAILNGHNYFQVGNYVSKEFVLNAALLPKRYGKEVYIGTGIYHTDLKVDFYVVGSPAMPSGLIIECKWQESPGSVDEKFPYLNMNIQHYYPAPTIVILGGEGMREGASKWLKARVNDNHNLLAVYSLDRFIAWANKNL
- a CDS encoding DNA adenine methylase, with translation MVIQIPKETSPRPFLKWAGGKSRLIQQYIPYFPNNYKNYYEPFLGGGAVFFYLQPTKAILTDINAELINTYCCVRDNVDELILLLKEHKKRHTRDYYYSVRNNFAGTDLEKAARLIYLNKTCFNGLYRVNSQGKFNVPLGRYDNPNICPENLLQLASTALSHATIQQADFTQVLNYATSSDDFVFFDPPYHPISDTSYFTAYSSNSFTRKDQEVLRDTCAELSSRGVKVMVCNSDSEFIKKIYTDINFETHTIKAARSINSNIKNRGMINELLITSFDNKEFRSQNSEFSMNTVCLGSE
- a CDS encoding DUF751 family protein; protein product: MFDGFWDNVFRYPRYFITVLLGVFINTFAPLVPLFKRPITLIALLGLLVSSLVFVTFTLRAMLGLSTI
- the rbfA gene encoding 30S ribosome-binding factor RbfA; protein product: MATNRRVSRVAELIKREVSQMLLNGIKDDRVGTGMVSVTDVDVSGDLQHAKIYVSIYGTDEAKAETMAGLKSATGFVRSELGARVRLRRTPEVIFVEDRSIERGNKVLALLNQLNNQRSPEDPTAVEDTTDPDDDKFSESVT
- a CDS encoding DUF4327 family protein, whose product is MSVNTVPSINYYSLDVIQDEARRLVQKGMVSRQQPIYTLCQYIPAREWVCVECELEKCDFLLRDRIGDLIGREQWDND
- a CDS encoding cation diffusion facilitator family transporter — translated: MISDNRAEVQKVLIITLVLNLFVMGLKALVGYWTGSLSLLADALHSVTDSANNVLGLIASKFSSPQPDREHPYGHSKFEAVGALGIAAFLGIACFEILQGAIERILKGGGEPVKISPPELWLLLIVLGVNIFVAFYERGVGRRVASPILIADATHTMSDIWVTISVIGGLIGVWLGYQWMDIVLAFPVALLVFWSGWSVLKENLPWLVDQMAIAPEAIHAIATSVPGVINCHAIASRGVLGRQVFIEMHLIVDAPDVETAHQITEEVESRLEERFRPVRILIHVEPPGYKSEQISFEAKG
- a CDS encoding response regulator; the encoded protein is MEPPLPLVGLNILVVDDDDDSRFYVTTVLEADGASVTAVASAAAALKVLPQLQPDILICDIAMPSEDGYTLIRKIRSLKPDIYGKLPAIALTAYGDREYRNTALEAGFQIHVPKPVDPSELVAIVANLVNNCNN
- a CDS encoding ATP-binding protein, which translates into the protein MNTNDITVPFEVDLTNCDREPIHIPGSIQPHGVLLALKEPELIILQCSNNTYSLFGISPEQLLNQPLSNFLESEQINFLQDCLSQQDLQIVNPLEFTIKSGDENLHYDVIIHRSSQILVLELEPTFLEKSNAFFKFYHLLKQAISKLQVASSVIELSQILAQEVKKITGFERVMVYRFDEDWNGIVIAEQKPEYLTSYLGLHYPASDIPVQARELYSQNWLRLIPNADYQPAAILPANNPLTGQPLDLSKSVLRSVSPLHIEYMHNMGVTASMSISIMKNQKLWGLIACHHQSPKYVPYEIRHACEFLGQITSVELSGKEDSEDTESKINLKSVHSKLVEFMSAENNFLEGLIQHQPNLLNLVNADGAVVYFEKDYFSVGNTPEKLDIQNLIEWIYQNVQEEIFYTDSLSQIYPEGEKIGDVASGLMALSFSKIQRNYVLWFRPEVVRTVNWGGNPNKPVEVTGNGSLRLSPRKSFESWKETVRLKSLSWKPYEVSAALELRSAIIGVVLRKADELAQLNIELERRNNELDAFAYIASHDLKEPLRGIHNYSNFLIEDYGEILDEEGRHKLRTLIRLTQRMEDLIDSLLHFSRLGRIDLSMQDTDINSIVQRNLDLLSARIEEMGVEIRIPRPLPTVYCDRVQVGEVFNNLIANAIKYNDKPEKWIEIGYVEAASPAPVTFYVRDNGIGIREKHFEAIFRIFKRLHGPSKYGGGTGAGLTITKKIVERHGGKIWVESTYGEGSTFYFTLQGVD
- a CDS encoding response regulator, which codes for MIGKTAQPLLVIEDSDEDFEALCRVMRREAVINPVFRCTDGDEALDFLYHTGSYSDSQKFPCPSIILLDLNLPGTDGREVLEQIKQDRNLKNIPVVVFTTSSNPKDIEVCYRYCIASYILKPIDINRLVQTIQSFITYWLDIVVLPDAVSK